The Micavibrio sp. TMED2 genome includes a window with the following:
- a CDS encoding GMP synthase (glutamine-hydrolyzing) — MNHDRILILDFGSQVTQLIARRLREIGVYCEIHPFAMTDDAIRAYDPKGIILSGGPAFVTDENAPLAPEAVFDLAVPVLGICYGQHLMCHQLGGKVESHDHREFGRAFIDVNDDCDLFAGHWSKGQTEEVWMSHGDRVTALPEGFRPVAGTDGAPYAVIANDERQYYGVQFHPEVVHTPHGKDLLRNFVMKVAGCTGDWTMAAFRDEAIAKARAQVGEGKVICGLSGGVDSAVTAVLLHEALGDQLTCIFVDHGLLRANEADEVVTLFRETYNIPLVHVDASEQFVGQLEGVSDPEVKRKTIGKLFIDVFEAEAAKIGGADFLAQGTLYPDVIESVSFTGGPSVTIKSHHNVGGLPERMNMALVEPLRELFKDEVRALGRELGLPESFVGRHPFPGPGLAIRVPGEITREKLEILRKADAIYLDEIRKAGLYDEIWQAFAALLPVRSVGVMGDGRTYDYVCALRAVTSVDGMTADYYPFEHSFLSRVSNRITNQVRGINRVLYDVTSKPPGTIEFE; from the coding sequence ATCAACCATGACCGTATTCTGATTCTCGATTTCGGTTCACAGGTCACCCAGCTTATCGCCCGCCGTCTGCGTGAGATCGGCGTCTATTGCGAGATCCATCCCTTCGCCATGACCGATGATGCGATCCGGGCCTATGATCCCAAGGGCATCATCCTGTCCGGTGGTCCGGCCTTCGTGACCGATGAGAATGCGCCACTGGCACCAGAGGCGGTGTTTGACCTCGCGGTACCTGTGCTCGGTATCTGTTATGGCCAGCACCTGATGTGTCACCAGCTTGGCGGTAAGGTCGAGAGCCATGATCACCGCGAGTTCGGTCGGGCCTTCATTGACGTGAATGATGATTGCGACCTGTTCGCCGGTCACTGGAGCAAGGGCCAGACCGAAGAGGTCTGGATGAGCCACGGTGATCGCGTTACCGCTCTGCCGGAAGGTTTCCGCCCGGTTGCCGGGACCGACGGCGCGCCCTATGCGGTGATCGCCAATGACGAGCGCCAGTATTACGGCGTCCAGTTCCACCCGGAAGTGGTACACACCCCGCACGGCAAGGACCTGCTGCGCAACTTCGTGATGAAGGTTGCCGGCTGTACCGGTGACTGGACCATGGCCGCGTTCCGTGACGAGGCGATTGCCAAGGCCCGCGCACAGGTGGGTGAGGGCAAGGTTATCTGCGGTCTCTCCGGCGGTGTCGACAGCGCGGTAACCGCGGTTCTGCTCCATGAAGCCCTTGGCGACCAGCTTACCTGTATCTTCGTCGATCATGGCCTGCTGCGTGCCAATGAGGCCGATGAGGTGGTCACCCTGTTCCGCGAGACCTACAACATTCCGCTGGTCCATGTGGATGCGTCGGAACAGTTCGTCGGTCAGCTTGAAGGCGTTTCAGACCCTGAGGTGAAGCGCAAGACGATCGGCAAGCTGTTCATCGATGTGTTCGAGGCCGAGGCGGCCAAGATCGGCGGCGCGGACTTTCTGGCACAGGGCACGCTCTATCCCGATGTGATCGAGAGTGTCTCCTTTACCGGTGGCCCGAGCGTCACCATCAAATCGCACCACAATGTCGGTGGTCTGCCGGAGCGCATGAACATGGCACTGGTTGAGCCGCTGCGTGAGCTGTTCAAGGATGAGGTGCGGGCACTGGGCCGTGAGCTTGGGCTGCCCGAGAGCTTTGTCGGTCGCCATCCGTTTCCGGGGCCGGGTCTGGCCATCCGGGTGCCGGGCGAGATTACCCGCGAGAAGCTGGAAATCCTGCGCAAGGCCGACGCGATCTATCTCGACGAGATCCGCAAGGCTGGCCTCTATGATGAAATCTGGCAGGCATTCGCCGCCTTGCTGCCGGTCCGTTCGGTCGGTGTCATGGGCGATGGCCGGACCTATGATTATGTCTGTGCGCTGCGGGCTGTGACCTCGGTCGACGGCATGACCGCCGATTACTATCCGTTCGAGCACAGCTTCCTGAGCCGTGTTTCCAACCGGATCACCAATCAGGTGCGCGGCATCAACCGGGTGCTTTATGACGTAACGTCAAAGCCACCGGGAACCATCGAATTTGAATAA
- a CDS encoding fructokinase, with product MRIGIDLGGTKIEATALDSSGAELLRQRVPTPKDDYPGTIDAICQLVKQVETEVGDVATVGMGMPGAISPATGLVKNANSTWLIGQAFDKDLQKALNRPLRVENDANCLAVSEATDGAAAGAHVVFAVIIGTGCGAGVAIDGRAITGRHAIAGEFGHNPLPWPTMDELPGPKCYCGKSGCIETWISGTGFSRDYAAVTGNALDGQAIMDLMASGDEQATAAIQRYEDRLARSLASVINILDPDVIVLGGGMSNVERLYTNVPTLLNKYCFSDQVDVPVRPAKHGDSSGVRGAANLWTATEAQALAA from the coding sequence ATTCGGATCGGGATTGACCTTGGTGGTACCAAAATTGAAGCAACCGCGCTCGACAGCAGCGGTGCGGAGCTCTTACGACAACGGGTGCCGACCCCGAAGGATGACTATCCCGGCACCATTGATGCGATTTGCCAGCTGGTAAAGCAGGTGGAGACGGAAGTCGGCGATGTTGCCACCGTCGGCATGGGGATGCCCGGCGCCATCTCCCCGGCAACCGGACTGGTCAAGAATGCCAATTCCACATGGCTGATCGGTCAGGCCTTCGACAAGGATCTGCAGAAAGCGCTCAATCGCCCGCTGCGGGTCGAGAATGATGCCAACTGCCTTGCCGTCTCCGAAGCGACCGATGGTGCAGCTGCCGGGGCCCATGTGGTATTTGCCGTAATTATCGGTACCGGTTGCGGTGCAGGCGTTGCGATTGACGGTCGGGCGATTACCGGTCGCCATGCCATCGCCGGTGAATTCGGCCATAATCCCCTGCCATGGCCGACCATGGACGAATTGCCCGGACCAAAATGCTATTGCGGCAAGAGCGGTTGTATCGAGACCTGGATTTCCGGTACCGGCTTCTCCCGCGATTATGCCGCTGTGACCGGCAATGCGCTCGATGGACAGGCGATCATGGACCTGATGGCTAGCGGTGACGAACAGGCAACCGCCGCGATCCAGCGCTATGAGGACCGGCTGGCCCGCTCCCTCGCCTCAGTTATCAACATCCTCGACCCGGATGTGATCGTGCTGGGCGGTGGCATGTCGAATGTGGAGCGGCTCTATACCAATGTGCCGACACTCCTGAACAAGTACTGTTTCTCCGATCAGGTCGACGTACCGGTTCGCCCGGCCAAGCATGGCGACAGCAGCGGTGTGCGTGGTGCGGCCAATCTGTGGACCGCAACCGAAGCACAGGCCCTCGCCGCATAA